The following coding sequences are from one Capsicum annuum cultivar UCD-10X-F1 chromosome 3, UCD10Xv1.1, whole genome shotgun sequence window:
- the LOC107863317 gene encoding RHOMBOID-like protein 2, whose protein sequence is MRGDIESRGEKKRGNNHSTSYAVEDRDTSWVSWLIPLFVVANVAMFVVVMLYNNCPKHDHDGCVATFLGRFSFQPLRENPLFGPSSSTLERLGGLEWNKVVHQHQGWRLITCIWLHAGVIHLIANMLSLVIIGIRLEQQCGFVRIGIIYLLSGVGGSILSSLFIQRSISVGASGALFGLLGAMLSELITNWSIYTNKVCALLTLLVIVAINLAVGILPHVDNFAHIGGFLTGFLLGFVLLPRPQLGWMERRTLPAGVRVNSKYKAYQYVLGLLSLILLVAGFTVGLVMLFRGVNGYDHCHWCHYLSCVPTSKWKCDGH, encoded by the exons atgagaggagatatagaaAGTAGGGgagaaaaaaaaaggggaaacAATCATTCTACCTCGTATGCTGTTGAGGATAGAGATACATCGTGGGTTTCTTGGTTGATACCTTTGTTTGTGGTGGCTAATGTTGCTATGTTCGTTGTTGTTATGTTATACAACAATTGTCCCAAACATGATCATGACGGTTGTGTTGCTACGTTTCTCGGAAGGTTTTCTTTCCAGCCCTTGAGAGAAAATCCTTTGTTTGGACCTTCTTCTTCAAC GTTGGAGAGGCTGGGTGGTCTTGAATGGAACAAAGTGGTCCATCAGCATCAAGGATGGAGGCTTATCACGTGTATCTGGTTACATGCTGGTGTTATTCATCTGATCGCGAATATGTTGAGTCTTGTAATCATTGGCATACGCCTTGAGCAGCAATGTGGCTTTG TGCGCATTGGAATTATATACTTATTGTCTGGCGTTGGTGGGAGTATACTTTCTTCCTTGTTTATCCAGAGAAGCATCTCTGTTGGTGCTTCAGGGGCACTCTTTGGCCTACTTGGAGCTATGCTTTCTGAGCTTATTACGAATTGGTCAATTTACACCAATAAG GTTTGTGCACTCTTGACGCTTTTGGTGATAGTTGCCATCAATCTAGCAGTTGGAATCTTGCCTCATGTGGATAATTTTGCCCACATTGGTGGATTCTTGACTGGATTTCTCCTTGGCTTCGTTCTGCTTCCACGCCCTCAACTAGGGTGGATGGAACGTCGGACTCTTCCAGCTGGTGTTCGTGTGAATTCCAAATACAAGGCTTACCAATATGTACTGGGGCTGCTTTCTCTGATTCTACTGGTAGCAGG TTTTACTGTCGGACTAGTGATGCTGTTCCGCGGGGTTAACGGATATGATCACTGCCATTGGTGCCACTACCTCAGCTGTGTTCCTACATCTAAATGGAAGTGTGATGGACATTAA
- the LOC107866186 gene encoding putative non-specific lipid-transfer protein 14 gives MKSVFWMVVVLEVALIIQEAGGADECSTVTALVSACASFVNYGTPDPIPGAPCCVAMMTLSNVASSTGVETRQSVCRCMMDLITTYNPNATAIATLPGFCGVYLGFTIDPNTDCEYVS, from the exons ATGAAATCTGTATTTTGGATGGTGGTGGTTTTGGAAGTTGCCTTAATAATTCAAGAAGCTGGAGGTGCTGACGAATGTAGCACAGTGACAGCACTGGTATCAGCATGCGCCAGCTTCGTGAACTATGGGACACCAGATCCAATTCCAGGTGCACCATGCTGCGTTGCTATGATGACCCTAAGCAATGTAGCTAGCTCCACTGGTGTCGAGACTCGCCAGTCCGTCTGCAGATGCATGATGGATCTTATTACTACTTACAACCCAAATGCCACTGCCATTGCCACTCTGCCTGGTTTCTGTGGTGTTTATCTTGGTTTCACCATTGACCCTAACACTGATTGTGAATA cgtctcatga